From Sphingomonas bisphenolicum, one genomic window encodes:
- a CDS encoding glutamate--cysteine ligase, with product MSTRTDSGDHDPVIESRDQLIAAFSKGEKSKDRWRIGTEHEKFVYNRRDHHAPSYEEKGGIHTLLIGLTRYGWNPVFEGENIIALSGADGTISLEPAGQLELSGAPLENLHQTCAETGRHLEQVKYVGDMLGLGFLGLGMWPDKTRADLPIMPKGRYEIMLRHMPRVGSMGLDMMLRTCTIQTNLDYGSEADMAQKFRVSLALQPLATALFANSPFTEGKPNGFLSYRSHIWSDTDPKRTGMLPFVFEDGFGYERYADYALDVPMYFVYRDGQYIDASGHSFRDFLDGKLAVLPGEKPTEKDWEDHLSTAFPEVRMKSFLEMRGADGGPWNRICALPALWVGLLYDQGALDAAWDVVKDWPMEERQILRDSVPKLGLDAPIGGGRKLRDIAGQVVDIARSGLASRARLNGAGDNETGYLSFLDEVVASGKTNAERLLERYHGEWQGDLSRVYGEESF from the coding sequence ATGAGCACTAGAACCGACTCAGGGGATCATGATCCCGTCATCGAAAGCCGCGACCAACTGATCGCAGCCTTTTCCAAAGGCGAAAAGTCCAAGGATCGCTGGCGGATCGGGACCGAGCACGAGAAATTCGTCTATAATCGCCGCGATCATCATGCCCCGTCCTATGAGGAAAAGGGCGGCATCCATACGCTGCTGATCGGCCTGACCCGCTATGGCTGGAATCCGGTGTTCGAGGGCGAGAATATCATCGCCCTGTCCGGCGCCGACGGCACCATCAGCCTGGAGCCGGCCGGCCAGCTCGAACTGTCGGGCGCGCCGCTGGAAAACCTCCACCAGACCTGCGCCGAAACCGGCCGGCATCTGGAACAGGTGAAATATGTCGGCGACATGCTGGGCCTGGGCTTTCTGGGCCTGGGCATGTGGCCGGACAAGACGCGCGCTGACCTTCCGATCATGCCCAAGGGCCGCTATGAGATCATGTTGCGGCACATGCCGCGCGTGGGGTCGATGGGACTGGACATGATGCTGCGCACCTGCACCATCCAGACCAACCTTGACTATGGCAGCGAGGCGGATATGGCGCAGAAATTCCGCGTGTCGTTGGCGCTCCAGCCGCTGGCGACCGCGCTGTTCGCCAATTCGCCCTTCACCGAAGGCAAGCCCAACGGCTTCCTGTCCTATCGCAGCCATATCTGGTCGGACACCGATCCCAAGCGCACCGGGATGCTGCCCTTCGTGTTCGAAGACGGCTTTGGCTATGAACGCTACGCCGACTATGCGCTCGATGTGCCGATGTATTTCGTCTATCGCGACGGCCAATATATCGATGCGTCGGGCCATAGCTTCCGCGATTTCCTCGACGGCAAGCTGGCCGTCCTGCCGGGCGAAAAGCCCACGGAAAAGGATTGGGAGGATCATCTCTCCACCGCCTTCCCCGAGGTGCGGATGAAGAGCTTCCTGGAAATGCGTGGCGCCGACGGCGGCCCGTGGAACCGCATCTGCGCGCTGCCGGCTTTGTGGGTCGGGCTGCTCTATGACCAGGGCGCGCTCGACGCGGCGTGGGACGTGGTCAAGGACTGGCCCATGGAGGAACGGCAGATATTGCGCGATTCCGTACCGAAGCTGGGCCTCGACGCGCCGATCGGCGGCGGGCGCAAGCTGCGCGACATTGCGGGGCAGGTGGTCGATATCGCCCGGTCCGGGTTGGCGTCGCGTGCGCGCCTCAACGGCGCGGGCGACAATGAGACCGGCTATCTGTCCTTCCTGGACGAGGTGGTTGCGTCCGGCAAGACCAACGCCGAACGGCTGCTGGAACGCTATCATGGGGAATGGCAGGGCGATCTCAGCCGCGTTTATGGCGAGGAAAGCTTCTAA
- a CDS encoding DUF58 domain-containing protein: protein MIYPTRTAIWTAAAGAPATLLVALMVPGRWYAALAWPVAVLLATLADALLGSRPAQAALRLDVPRTASVGAPVEAAAHVTIAGVPPARAQLLLDTGPLLKAEDGDGLWVDLHAGKASAAIPLRTVRRGTARIARGWLRWKGPLGLVWKQRIVPLDATMAILPDIRPVRDRGAQIFQRHALQGLMAQVDRGDGADFDALVEFRSGMDRRAIDWKQSARHSKLHAKEFRSERNNQIVFAIDAGRQMSEPVACLSRLDRVVSASLLTAWVALKLGDRVALHAFDSRPRIASGLVSGAAAFGELQRLAARIDYSGEETNYTHALTTLATRLTRRSMIVLFTEFTDLTSAEFLVRAASRLVETHLLLLVVLRDEELESILDRRPRNADDVTRAVTAAALLRDRLMVLTRLRHLGAHVIEAEHDRVADRLVQGYVDLKRRNLL, encoded by the coding sequence ATGATCTATCCCACACGCACAGCCATATGGACGGCGGCGGCTGGCGCGCCCGCGACGCTGCTCGTTGCGCTGATGGTGCCGGGCCGCTGGTACGCCGCGCTCGCCTGGCCGGTGGCGGTGCTGCTCGCAACGCTCGCCGACGCGCTGCTGGGCAGCCGGCCGGCGCAGGCAGCGCTGCGGCTCGACGTGCCCCGCACCGCCAGCGTCGGCGCGCCGGTGGAGGCGGCGGCGCATGTGACGATCGCGGGCGTCCCCCCGGCGCGCGCGCAACTGCTGCTGGACACCGGACCGCTGCTTAAAGCGGAGGATGGGGACGGCCTCTGGGTCGACCTACATGCGGGCAAGGCGTCTGCCGCCATTCCGCTGCGCACCGTCCGGCGCGGCACGGCGCGAATCGCGCGCGGCTGGCTGCGCTGGAAAGGGCCGCTCGGCCTCGTCTGGAAACAGCGGATCGTGCCGCTCGACGCGACCATGGCGATCCTGCCCGACATCCGCCCGGTGCGCGATCGCGGCGCACAGATCTTCCAGCGCCACGCGCTCCAGGGGTTGATGGCGCAGGTCGATCGCGGCGACGGCGCGGATTTCGACGCGCTGGTGGAGTTTCGCTCCGGCATGGACCGGCGCGCGATCGACTGGAAGCAATCGGCCCGGCACTCCAAGCTGCACGCCAAGGAATTCCGCTCCGAACGCAACAACCAGATCGTCTTCGCGATCGATGCCGGCCGGCAGATGAGCGAGCCGGTGGCGTGTCTCAGCCGTCTCGACCGCGTCGTATCGGCCAGCCTGCTGACCGCCTGGGTCGCGCTCAAGCTGGGGGATCGGGTCGCGCTCCATGCCTTCGATTCGCGCCCGCGCATCGCCAGCGGGCTGGTGTCGGGCGCCGCCGCCTTTGGTGAACTTCAGCGCCTCGCCGCCCGTATCGACTATAGCGGGGAGGAAACCAACTACACCCACGCCCTCACCACGCTCGCGACGCGCCTCACCCGCCGCTCGATGATCGTCCTCTTCACCGAATTCACCGACCTTACCTCAGCTGAATTTCTCGTCCGCGCCGCCAGCCGCCTGGTCGAAACCCATTTGCTGCTGCTGGTCGTCCTGCGTGACGAGGAACTGGAATCGATCCTAGACCGCCGGCCCCGCAATGCCGACGACGTCACCCGCGCCGTCACCGCCGCCGCCCTGCTGCGCGACCGGCTGATGGTGCTCACCCGGCTGCGCCATCTGGGCGCCCATGTCATCGAGGCCGAACATGATCGGGTCGCCGACCGGCTGGTCCAGGGCTATGTCGATCTCAAGCGGAGGAACCTGCTATGA
- a CDS encoding DUF4129 domain-containing protein, with the protein MAGPGHMSDEQLAAAHRALLAGGDVQFDMMAAPGRPPPPAWLKALGEWLEWALAPVGRFLRWIGSFMPDAPYARIVLWTMIAALALLILWIVVDRVRHGVWRWPRWRRRRSAAAVDAAQEDWTPDATPARAWLEEADALAAQGDYAQAVHHLLLRSVEDMARRRPQIVRPALTSRDLARADGIPSAPRRLFSEIASAVERSLFGGRPIDADEWGRCRLAYADFAQTRNWPRNGTA; encoded by the coding sequence ATGGCCGGACCAGGACATATGTCGGACGAGCAACTGGCTGCGGCGCATCGCGCGCTGCTGGCCGGCGGCGACGTGCAGTTCGACATGATGGCCGCACCGGGCCGTCCACCGCCGCCGGCCTGGCTGAAGGCGCTGGGCGAGTGGCTGGAATGGGCACTGGCTCCGGTGGGCCGCTTCCTGCGCTGGATCGGCAGCTTCATGCCCGATGCGCCCTATGCCCGCATTGTCCTGTGGACCATGATCGCCGCGCTGGCGCTGTTGATCCTCTGGATCGTGGTGGACCGGGTGCGCCACGGCGTCTGGCGCTGGCCGCGCTGGCGGCGGCGCCGTTCGGCCGCAGCGGTGGACGCGGCGCAAGAGGACTGGACCCCCGATGCCACCCCGGCGCGCGCCTGGCTGGAGGAGGCCGATGCGCTCGCCGCGCAGGGCGATTATGCGCAGGCGGTGCATCATCTCCTGCTGCGCAGCGTGGAGGATATGGCGCGTCGTCGTCCGCAGATCGTGCGCCCGGCGCTCACCAGCCGCGATCTCGCCCGCGCCGATGGCATTCCGTCCGCGCCGCGCCGTCTGTTCTCGGAAATCGCATCCGCGGTCGAGCGCAGCCTGTTCGGCGGCCGCCCGATCGATGCGGACGAATGGGGCCGCTGCCGCCTTGCCTATGCCGATTTCGCCCAGACACGGAATTGGCCAAGGAACGGGACGGCATGA
- a CDS encoding RDD family protein: MRWRRNRAPKAPASLRRSFVTPEGVDLRLELASAGTRASAFILDILILFISLILGTILLGLLGIAQARAEIFLILWLVGAFMLRNGWFILFEMGGRGATPGKRLLGLRVVARDGGRLTGGAVIARNALREIEVFLPLSFLGMQASQGAADGFLTLFALCWTGIFLFFPLFNRDRLRVGDLLAGTWVVNNVRAKLGADLVAARAEQPRRIFSDAALDLYGIYELQTLENVLRGGQDDAIVTVAATIRRKAGLPDDGDDYGFLSDYYAALCARLERAMLVGRRREDKHATTGRR; the protein is encoded by the coding sequence ATGCGCTGGCGGCGTAACCGCGCGCCAAAGGCGCCCGCCTCGCTGCGGCGCAGCTTCGTCACGCCCGAAGGCGTCGACCTGCGCCTGGAACTGGCGAGCGCGGGGACGCGGGCCTCGGCCTTCATCCTCGACATCCTCATCCTGTTCATCAGCCTGATCCTCGGCACGATCCTGCTCGGCCTGCTCGGCATCGCCCAGGCGCGCGCCGAAATCTTTTTGATCCTCTGGCTGGTCGGCGCCTTCATGCTGCGCAACGGCTGGTTCATCCTGTTCGAAATGGGCGGGCGCGGCGCGACGCCGGGCAAGCGGCTGCTCGGCCTGCGCGTCGTCGCGCGCGACGGCGGGCGGCTGACCGGCGGCGCGGTGATCGCCCGCAACGCCCTGCGCGAGATCGAAGTCTTCCTGCCGTTGTCCTTCCTCGGCATGCAGGCGTCGCAGGGCGCGGCCGACGGCTTCCTGACCCTCTTCGCCCTGTGCTGGACCGGCATCTTCCTCTTCTTCCCGCTGTTCAACCGTGACCGGCTGCGGGTGGGGGATCTGCTGGCGGGCACCTGGGTCGTGAACAATGTGCGGGCGAAGCTGGGCGCGGATCTCGTCGCCGCCCGTGCGGAGCAGCCGCGCCGGATCTTCAGCGACGCCGCGCTCGACCTCTACGGCATCTACGAGCTGCAGACGCTGGAAAATGTGCTGCGGGGCGGCCAGGATGATGCGATCGTCACCGTCGCCGCGACGATCCGACGCAAGGCCGGCCTGCCCGACGATGGCGATGATTATGGCTTCCTTTCCGACTATTACGCCGCGCTCTGCGCCCGCCTGGAACGCGCCATGCTGGTCGGTCGCCGCCGCGAGGACAAGCATGCGACGACGGGGCGGCGTTAA
- the pgeF gene encoding peptidoglycan editing factor PgeF: MIELLHAPGLEAVPHGFAGRRGGVSTGVHAGLNVGLGSADDRDAVLRNRDLARDALLPGATLVTVRQVHSPDVVTVTAPIAKGERPGADALVTDRPGLVLGILTADCVPVLFADATAGVVGAAHAGWKGAIGGVTDRTIDAMVALGADPARIACAIGPCIGRVSYEVGDDFAVRFAKEDAANERFFTPGRAGHCQFDIAAYVAARLAGAGVARIAMLDEDTYSQPDRFYSYRRSCHRGESDYGRQISMIALPG; this comes from the coding sequence ATGATCGAATTGCTGCACGCGCCGGGCCTGGAAGCTGTGCCCCATGGTTTCGCCGGGCGGCGCGGCGGCGTATCGACCGGGGTCCATGCGGGGCTTAATGTCGGCCTGGGATCGGCGGACGATCGCGACGCAGTGCTGCGCAATCGCGACCTGGCGCGGGACGCGCTGCTGCCCGGTGCGACGCTGGTGACGGTGCGGCAGGTCCATTCGCCCGACGTCGTGACGGTGACCGCGCCGATCGCAAAGGGCGAACGGCCGGGCGCCGACGCGCTGGTGACGGACCGGCCGGGGCTGGTGCTGGGGATATTGACCGCCGACTGCGTGCCGGTGCTGTTCGCCGATGCGACGGCGGGCGTGGTGGGCGCGGCCCATGCGGGGTGGAAGGGCGCGATCGGAGGCGTCACGGACCGCACGATCGACGCGATGGTGGCGCTGGGGGCCGATCCGGCGCGAATCGCCTGCGCCATCGGGCCGTGCATCGGTCGCGTCTCCTATGAGGTGGGCGACGACTTCGCAGTGCGCTTCGCCAAGGAGGACGCGGCCAATGAGCGCTTCTTCACGCCGGGGCGCGCGGGCCATTGCCAGTTCGATATCGCCGCCTATGTCGCGGCGCGGCTGGCGGGGGCTGGCGTGGCGCGGATCGCGATGCTGGACGAGGACACCTATAGCCAGCCCGACCGATTCTACAGTTACCGCCGGTCCTGCCATCGGGGCGAGAGCGATTATGGGCGGCAGATTTCGATGATCGCCCTGCCGGGCTGA
- a CDS encoding stage II sporulation protein M — translation MSALIDGRAAAPLVNASRFRAAHEGEWDRLDQLVTRMEKRSVRALSEDDILALPLLYRSALSSLSVARETSLDRALVTYLEQLCTRAYFQLYGVPDTATRQLARFFARDWPLSVQALWRETLICLILTVAGVVAGWWLVATDPSWYYSIIPDAMSGGRDPSASAETLRATIYGPQEGGGLATFAAYLFTHNSQVAIFAFALGFAFTVPTVLLLVYNGLTLGAMLCLFAQKGLGLNFLGWLTIHGSTEMFAIILAGAAGMKIGTAVAFPGRYERTEAAVIAGRSAAIAMAGVVLMLLVAGLLEGIGRQTVQSDAMRYGIGLAALAGWLTYYYLPRRAEGQDALAA, via the coding sequence ATGAGCGCGCTCATCGACGGCCGCGCCGCCGCCCCTCTGGTCAACGCCAGCCGCTTCCGCGCCGCGCATGAAGGCGAATGGGACCGGCTCGACCAACTCGTCACCCGCATGGAGAAACGCTCGGTCCGCGCCCTGTCCGAAGACGATATCCTCGCCCTGCCGCTGCTCTACCGCTCCGCCCTGTCGTCGCTCTCGGTGGCGCGCGAAACCTCGCTCGACCGGGCGCTCGTCACTTATCTCGAACAGCTCTGCACCCGCGCCTATTTCCAGCTCTACGGCGTGCCCGACACCGCGACCCGCCAGCTTGCCCGCTTCTTCGCGCGCGACTGGCCATTGAGCGTGCAGGCGCTCTGGCGCGAAACCCTGATCTGCCTCATCCTGACGGTGGCGGGCGTCGTAGCCGGCTGGTGGCTCGTCGCCACCGATCCGAGCTGGTATTACAGCATCATCCCCGACGCGATGTCGGGCGGGCGCGATCCGTCCGCCAGCGCGGAAACGCTGCGCGCCACCATCTACGGGCCGCAGGAGGGCGGCGGCCTCGCCACCTTCGCCGCCTATCTCTTCACCCATAACAGCCAGGTCGCGATCTTCGCCTTTGCCCTGGGCTTCGCCTTCACCGTGCCGACCGTGCTGCTGCTCGTCTATAACGGTCTCACCCTGGGCGCGATGCTCTGCCTGTTCGCGCAAAAGGGGCTGGGTCTCAACTTCCTTGGCTGGCTCACCATCCACGGCTCGACCGAGATGTTCGCCATCATCCTGGCGGGCGCGGCGGGCATGAAGATCGGCACCGCCGTCGCCTTTCCGGGGCGGTATGAACGCACCGAAGCCGCCGTCATCGCCGGGCGCAGCGCCGCCATCGCGATGGCGGGCGTCGTCCTCATGCTGCTGGTCGCGGGCCTGCTCGAAGGGATCGGGCGGCAGACGGTTCAGTCGGACGCGATGCGCTATGGCATCGGCCTGGCCGCGCTGGCCGGCTGGCTGACCTATTATTACCTACCCCGCCGCGCGGAGGGCCAAGATGCGCTGGCGGCGTAA
- a CDS encoding methyltransferase family protein gives MSKVDPCPKSAVSHGVGIAGLVGLGLWTLVARHYGMNGPNAGLAAVVACGLPMVLWSLIVDKVHRNASTGIDWRAPARTVRDVLDISIVKIAGLWATWLAIAIFYCIARWYWSGNYRFSMDLFMAAAPWLLVLSVPYMLWIDRRLVEPKDACFSFGQWVIGGVAGQADMRQVAHHARAWAVKGFFLAFMVSIVPGNFASVVEWRIEDAFAHPVALAGFLIAIMFMIDVCLATVGYILTFKPLDSHIRTANPYLGGWLAALMCYPPFVLMGGGGPLDYHAGGAEWDYWTQGSSALQWLLGGWLVLLTGLYAWATVAFGLRFSNLTHRGILTHGPYRWTRHPAYLSKNLFWWFSALPFLSVSGSLVDMVRNCAMLALTNAVYYWRAKTEEKHLSADPDYRAYSDWMERHAPVPRFFAWVTGKKRETAMTAQAAE, from the coding sequence ATGAGCAAGGTCGATCCCTGTCCGAAATCCGCCGTCAGCCATGGTGTCGGCATTGCCGGTCTGGTCGGCCTGGGCCTGTGGACGCTGGTGGCGCGCCATTATGGGATGAACGGGCCGAATGCCGGCCTTGCCGCAGTGGTCGCGTGCGGCCTGCCGATGGTGCTGTGGTCGCTGATCGTGGACAAGGTGCATCGCAACGCATCGACCGGGATCGACTGGCGCGCGCCGGCCCGGACGGTGCGGGACGTGCTGGACATCAGCATCGTCAAGATCGCCGGACTGTGGGCGACCTGGCTCGCCATCGCCATCTTCTATTGCATCGCCCGCTGGTATTGGAGCGGCAATTACCGTTTTTCGATGGACCTGTTCATGGCGGCCGCGCCCTGGCTGCTGGTCCTGTCCGTCCCCTATATGCTCTGGATCGACCGGCGACTGGTGGAGCCGAAGGACGCCTGCTTCAGCTTCGGCCAGTGGGTGATCGGCGGCGTGGCGGGGCAGGCCGACATGCGCCAGGTCGCGCATCATGCCCGCGCCTGGGCGGTGAAGGGGTTCTTCCTGGCCTTCATGGTGTCAATCGTACCGGGCAATTTCGCCAGCGTGGTCGAATGGCGGATCGAGGATGCCTTCGCCCATCCGGTGGCGCTGGCCGGCTTCCTTATCGCGATCATGTTCATGATCGACGTCTGCCTGGCGACGGTCGGCTATATCCTGACGTTCAAGCCGCTGGATTCGCACATCCGCACCGCCAACCCCTATCTGGGCGGCTGGCTGGCGGCGCTGATGTGCTACCCGCCCTTCGTCCTGATGGGCGGCGGCGGGCCGCTCGACTATCACGCCGGGGGCGCGGAATGGGATTACTGGACGCAAGGGTCGAGCGCGCTGCAATGGCTGCTGGGCGGCTGGCTGGTGCTGCTGACCGGACTGTACGCCTGGGCGACGGTGGCGTTCGGGCTGCGCTTTTCCAACCTGACCCATCGCGGCATATTGACCCATGGCCCCTATCGCTGGACCCGGCACCCGGCCTATCTGTCGAAGAACCTGTTCTGGTGGTTTTCCGCCCTGCCCTTCCTGTCGGTCAGCGGATCGCTGGTCGACATGGTGCGCAACTGCGCGATGCTGGCGCTGACCAACGCGGTCTATTATTGGCGCGCCAAGACGGAGGAAAAGCATCTGTCAGCCGACCCCGATTATCGCGCCTATAGCGACTGGATGGAGCGCCACGCGCCGGTGCCGCGCTTCTTCGCCTGGGTGACGGGGAAGAAGCGCGAGACGGCGATGACGGCGCAGGCCGCCGAATAG
- a CDS encoding AAA family ATPase: protein MTVEEVQALGQAIKQQVARAVVGQEATVDLMLVALFSGGHILLEGPPGTAKTLIAHSFARALGLDFGRIQFTPDLMPGDIIGANLFNFQTSQFSLTRGPIFTELLLADEINRTPPKTQAALLEAMQERTVTIDGESLALSDRFMVVATQNPIEQQGVYPLPEAQLDRFLFKQSVDYPSAAEERKIVATHGARTHAMTPEAWGVAPVADAARIAEAIAVVNGVRLVDEVIDYILALIRGTRDVADLESGASPRAGAMLAGAARARAALDGRDFVIPDDVKALAPALLRHRLILSPAAEIDGRQVEDVVTGIIDTIEAPR, encoded by the coding sequence ATGACGGTAGAAGAGGTTCAGGCGCTCGGCCAGGCCATCAAGCAGCAGGTGGCCCGCGCGGTCGTGGGGCAGGAAGCAACCGTCGATCTCATGCTCGTCGCGCTCTTTTCCGGCGGCCACATCCTGCTGGAAGGGCCGCCCGGCACCGCCAAGACGCTGATCGCCCACAGTTTTGCCCGCGCCCTCGGCCTCGATTTCGGCCGCATCCAGTTCACGCCGGACCTGATGCCCGGCGACATCATCGGCGCCAATCTGTTCAACTTCCAGACCAGCCAGTTCAGCCTGACGCGCGGCCCCATCTTCACCGAATTGCTGCTGGCCGACGAAATCAACCGCACCCCGCCCAAGACGCAGGCGGCCCTGCTGGAGGCGATGCAGGAACGCACCGTCACCATCGACGGCGAAAGCCTGGCCTTGAGCGACCGTTTCATGGTCGTCGCCACGCAAAATCCGATCGAGCAGCAGGGCGTCTATCCGCTGCCCGAAGCGCAGCTCGACCGCTTCCTCTTCAAGCAGAGCGTCGATTATCCCAGCGCCGCGGAGGAGCGGAAGATCGTCGCCACCCATGGCGCGCGCACCCACGCGATGACGCCCGAAGCCTGGGGCGTCGCCCCCGTTGCCGACGCCGCCCGGATCGCCGAAGCGATTGCTGTGGTGAATGGCGTGCGGCTGGTCGATGAAGTGATCGACTATATCCTCGCCCTCATCCGCGGCACGCGCGACGTCGCCGATCTCGAAAGCGGCGCAAGCCCCCGCGCTGGCGCGATGCTGGCGGGCGCGGCGCGCGCCCGCGCGGCGCTGGACGGCCGCGATTTCGTCATCCCCGACGACGTCAAGGCGCTTGCGCCCGCCCTGCTGCGCCATCGCCTCATCCTCTCGCCCGCCGCCGAAATCGATGGCCGCCAGGTCGAGGATGTCGTGACCGGCATCATCGACACGATCGAGGCGCCGCGCTGA
- a CDS encoding 16S rRNA (uracil(1498)-N(3))-methyltransferase, whose product MTATPAWPPQSAPRLHVETQLGEGVAVPIDGNPAHYLISVMRVKPDDIVLLFDGRSGEWAARARDIRKRDLVLECVQQTKSPEHVPDFWLCCAPIKKGRIDLIAEKACELGVARLQPVLTRRAVVDKLNLDRLHSHLVEAAEQCGRTALPDLADMLKLDALLKGWSLDRHLFFADETGGAPLEATLRAHPGPAAFLVGPEGGFDPAERDAIRATPGAVPVSLGPRILRAETAAIAATSAWMAINGDWK is encoded by the coding sequence ATGACCGCAACGCCCGCCTGGCCCCCGCAAAGCGCCCCGCGCCTTCATGTCGAAACCCAGCTGGGCGAAGGCGTCGCGGTGCCCATCGACGGCAATCCGGCCCATTATCTGATCAGCGTCATGCGGGTGAAGCCCGACGACATCGTCCTGCTGTTCGACGGGCGATCGGGCGAATGGGCGGCGCGCGCGCGAGACATTCGCAAGCGCGACCTGGTGCTGGAATGCGTGCAACAGACCAAGTCGCCCGAACATGTGCCCGATTTCTGGCTCTGCTGCGCCCCGATCAAGAAGGGGCGGATCGACCTGATCGCGGAAAAGGCGTGCGAACTGGGCGTCGCCCGGCTCCAGCCCGTGCTGACCCGCCGTGCGGTGGTGGACAAGCTGAACCTCGACCGGCTGCACAGCCATCTGGTCGAGGCGGCCGAACAATGCGGACGGACGGCGCTGCCCGACCTCGCTGACATGCTGAAGCTGGACGCGCTGCTCAAAGGCTGGTCGCTCGATCGGCACCTTTTCTTTGCGGACGAGACGGGCGGCGCACCGTTGGAGGCGACATTGCGGGCGCACCCTGGTCCCGCCGCCTTTCTGGTCGGGCCGGAGGGCGGATTCGATCCGGCCGAGCGCGACGCGATCCGCGCTACGCCCGGCGCGGTACCGGTGTCGCTCGGCCCCCGCATCCTGCGGGCGGAAACCGCCGCCATCGCCGCGACGTCGGCCTGGATGGCGATCAATGGCGACTGGAAATAG
- the ubiA gene encoding 4-hydroxybenzoate octaprenyltransferase, whose protein sequence is MNYRIVPDSEARGLLARLPDTPRILAQLARFDRPIGWWLLFWPGAWAVALAGGGFARWPLIGWLLLGSIAMRGAGCVFNDIVDRDLDRKVARTAARPLASGAMSVKVAWAWLLALCLVGLIVLVQLHPYAQVVALGSLALVAAYPFMKRITGWPQVWLGLVFSWAALVGWSEVMGAVSLPGLLLYAGTIFWVVGYDTIYALQDREDDALIGIGSSALSMGRHVRGGVTLCYALALTLWACAIWQMRGEMLALAALLPMAGHLLWQVVTLKEDGVDPLAKFRSNRFSGLLMFLGCLVVGSSVA, encoded by the coding sequence GTGAATTACAGGATCGTCCCCGACAGCGAAGCGCGCGGCCTGCTGGCGCGGTTGCCGGACACGCCGCGTATATTGGCGCAACTGGCCCGGTTCGACCGGCCGATTGGCTGGTGGCTGCTCTTCTGGCCGGGCGCATGGGCCGTGGCGCTGGCGGGCGGCGGCTTTGCGCGCTGGCCGCTGATCGGCTGGCTGCTGCTGGGCAGCATCGCGATGCGCGGCGCGGGCTGCGTGTTCAACGACATTGTCGACCGCGATCTCGACCGGAAGGTGGCGCGCACCGCCGCGCGACCGCTGGCGAGCGGGGCGATGTCGGTCAAGGTCGCCTGGGCCTGGCTGCTGGCGCTGTGCCTCGTCGGCCTGATCGTGCTGGTGCAACTCCATCCTTATGCGCAGGTCGTGGCGCTGGGCAGCCTGGCGCTGGTGGCCGCCTATCCCTTCATGAAACGGATCACCGGCTGGCCGCAGGTCTGGCTGGGGCTGGTTTTCTCCTGGGCGGCGCTGGTCGGCTGGAGCGAAGTCATGGGCGCAGTGAGCCTGCCGGGCCTGCTGCTTTATGCAGGAACGATTTTCTGGGTGGTGGGCTATGACACCATCTATGCGTTGCAGGACCGGGAGGATGATGCGCTGATCGGAATCGGATCGAGTGCCCTGTCGATGGGACGGCATGTGCGGGGCGGGGTGACGCTCTGCTACGCGCTGGCGCTGACATTATGGGCCTGTGCGATCTGGCAGATGCGGGGCGAGATGCTGGCGCTCGCCGCGCTGTTGCCGATGGCGGGGCATCTGTTGTGGCAGGTGGTGACACTCAAGGAAGATGGCGTCGATCCGCTCGCCAAATTCCGGTCCAATCGTTTTTCGGGGTTGCTGATGTTTCTGGGGTGTCTGGTGGTCGGGAGCAGCGTCGCATGA